One Streptomyces formicae genomic window, CAGGTGCCGGGGTTCACCTGGCCGTGGCTGGAGGAGGGGACGCGGCGGGCCTTCAAGGACGCGGTGACGCTGTGCCTGCTGGCCGCTGTCGTCGGGTGGCGGTGTGTGACGGGCGGGACGGTTAACCTGGAGGAGCAGGGCCGCCGGGTGAGGTGGAGCCGGACCGCCCGTCCCCGGGTGCGCGTTTTGACCCGTACGGGGCAGCGCGGGTAGTCTCGGGGACTGATACGTATTGGCTTCCTCGTTCTCACGCGAAAGGGCCCTTACGTAGGTTCCCTGGAGCAGTTACCAGTGGCTCGCATACGGGCAGCGTCCCCGGCATTGTGGGCCCCAGCTGCATGATCGCTTCCTGGGTGCCGTGTGTCTGGACCCCATCCACTGAAGAAGCGAAGGCTACGAAGTGCGTACGTACAGCCCCAAGCCCGGCGATGTGACCCGCCAGTGGCACGTCATCGACGCCCGGGACATCGTCCTGGGTCGTCTGGCGACCACCGCTGCGACCCTTCTGCGCGGCAAGCACAAGCCGATCTACGCGCCCCACGTTGACACCGGTGACTTCGTCATCATCATCAACGCCGAGAAGGTGCACCTCTCCGGCAACAAGAAGACCCAGAAGATGGCGTACCGCCACTCCGGTTACCCGGGTGGTCTGCGTTCCGTCCGTTACGACGAGCTGCTCGAGAAGAGCCCCGAGAAGGCCGTTGAGAAGGCCGTCAAGGGCATGCTCCCCAAGAACACCCTGGGCCGTCAGATGCTCTCGAAGCTGAAGGTCTACGCGGGCGACCAGCACCCGCACGGCGCTCAGCAGCCGGTCCCGTTCGAGATCACCCAGGTCGCGCAGTAGTTCCGGCCACCCCCAAAGACGTAAAGAATTCTGAGGAGAATCGTGGCCGAGACCACCGTTGAGCAGCCGGTCGAAGAGACCGAGGTTGTTGACGTCGAGCAGTACACCACCGAGTCCGAGGCGCCCGTCGAGGGCGAGTACACCTCGGAGTCGAACGCCGCGCGCTTCGGCGACCCGCAGCCGGCCGCCGGCCTGGGCCGTCGCAAGAACGCCATCGCGCGCGTTCGCATCGTGCCCGGCACCGGCAAGTGGAAGGTCAACGGGCGTACGCTCGAGGACTACTTCCCGAACAAGGTCCACCAGCAGGAAGTCAACGAGCCCTTCAAGGTGCTCGAGCTCGACGACCGCTACGACGTCATCGCCCGCATCTCGGGTGGCGGCGTCTCGGGTCAGGCCGGTGCGCTCCGTCTCGGTGTCGCCCGTGCGCTGAACGAGGCCGACGTCGACAACAACCGCGCCGCCCTCAAGAAGGCCGGTTACCTCAAGCGTGACGACCGT contains:
- the rpsI gene encoding 30S ribosomal protein S9; the protein is MAETTVEQPVEETEVVDVEQYTTESEAPVEGEYTSESNAARFGDPQPAAGLGRRKNAIARVRIVPGTGKWKVNGRTLEDYFPNKVHQQEVNEPFKVLELDDRYDVIARISGGGVSGQAGALRLGVARALNEADVDNNRAALKKAGYLKRDDRAVERKKAGLKKARKAPQYSKR
- the rplM gene encoding 50S ribosomal protein L13; protein product: MRTYSPKPGDVTRQWHVIDARDIVLGRLATTAATLLRGKHKPIYAPHVDTGDFVIIINAEKVHLSGNKKTQKMAYRHSGYPGGLRSVRYDELLEKSPEKAVEKAVKGMLPKNTLGRQMLSKLKVYAGDQHPHGAQQPVPFEITQVAQ